In the Nicotiana tabacum cultivar K326 chromosome 16, ASM71507v2, whole genome shotgun sequence genome, one interval contains:
- the LOC142170430 gene encoding kirola-like, which yields MGVKGKLVASMEVKCGFRFMNSLHFLAMCVIEAVDDEKKSITWKLIEGDLLEAYNTFIVNISCDQHWITWTIEYEKKTEDTSEPITFLEFLTDLTKDIEVHHVEK from the exons ATGGGTGTGAAAGGCAAGTTGGTAGCTTCAATGGAGGTGAAATGTGGATTCCGTTTCATGAATTCCCTTCATTTTCTTGCCAT GTGTGTCATCGAAGCTGTTGATGATGAAAAGAAATCAATCACATGGAAACTGATAGAAGGAGACCTCCTGGAAGCGTATAACACCTTCATTGTTAACATATCCTGTGATCAGCACTGGATTACATGGACAATTGAGTATGAGAAGAAGACTGAAGACACATCAGAGCCTATAACTTTCTTGGAATTTCTCACTGATTTGACCAAAGATATTGAGGTTCACCatgttgaaaaatag